The DNA segment CACATCGTAAAGCCATTTAGGGAAATAATGTAAAAACCAATTTTCCCAAAGCATCAATCCTCCGGTTAAAACCATGATCATCGAGCCCCACACTAAAGCCCAATATTCAAATTTCTCAACGTATCCGTAAAATCCAAATATAGGTCTTTCTTTGCGCCACCCAAAATAATAAGCGAACATTTGCCCGCATTGGATAAAATCTTTTTTGCGCAAAATAAGGGCATTAAGATGATGCCGTCCTTTTTGCGTGAATAAAACATACACGACATGATACAGCGATAAAACGCAAAAGATAAGCGCGGCCGCGCGATGCCCGAGGCTGCGCCAATCAACCCGCCCAACGAAAGGACTGGCCCACCAGGCTTGAGGATATTTTAAAGCAAATCCGGTATACGCTAAAGCGATGAAAGCCGTCAGCAAAATAAGATGCTGAATGCGCTCATTAGTTGACATGCGTTTGGGTTTTCCCAAAGAAGACATTCTTTGATAATGCGCCCGCAGCTTCTTTATAAAATCGAGGCAATTGTGAAGAAATAGAAATCCGATCACGGCAATGATCAAAATAATATAAAACCGGCTGACAAAAAAACCGGCTTTGTTTTCCAAACCTGATTTTCGGCTGGTATGGATCTTGCCCTTCGCTACTTGTTCGCTCACCCCCGCGTGGCATTTACCGCAGGTCTGCTCTAGATTCTTAGGATTGACGGAAGAATTGCTGTCGCTTACGGGCAATATATCGTGAAAACCATGGCACGACGCGCAGTTGGCGGTAATGACCGAACCCAGCTTGATGGCGAGCCCGTGGTAACTTTGCATAAATGTATCGACGACATTATTGGGCAAACTATATTTTGTGGTGATGCGCTCAACCGCGTGGCATTGTCCGCAAGTTTCTGTAATATGCGCCGGAGCAACCTTTGAGGTGATCTTTTTGACTTCTTCAATAGAATGTTCTCCGTGACAATCGGTACACACGGGCGCTTCTCTTTTTCCTTCTCTAACAGCTTGCCCGTGAATACTGCGCATATACGTCATCTGAACGTTTTCGTGGCATTTTCCACAGGTGGTGGGGATATTTTTCCAAAATAATTTTGAATCTTCATTGGTGGCTTTACTTAATGCGTGGGAACCGTGGCAATCGGTGCACACGGCCGCCTGGATAAGATGGCTTCCCTCGACGGCCATTCCGTGAACGCTATGTTCATAGGAAGAAACCGGCTCCGCAATATTGAGGTTAAATTTCTTCATCTCTTCGGTCTTTTCATGGCAATGCGCGCAAGTTTTGGGAATATTTTCCCGGTAAACAGGAGAGACAAGATTGCGGGAATTAAGAAGTTCGTGCGGATTTCCATGACAGCTTTGACAAGTAGCCGCTTCGGTAACGCCATGGCCTAAAGCCTTGCCGTGATCGCTATTTAAATAAAGCTCGGTTTCAATGCGATGGCAGCTTCCGCAACTGACGGGTTTTAGTTTTTCTTCGTGCGGGACTTCCACAATGTCCGAATGGCAACTGATACATAAATTTCCGCCGTGAATAGACGATTTGAATTTTTCCGGATCGACAAAAGGTGTGGCTTCGGGGTCGCTGTGGCAGGTAAAACAAGTTTCATTATCAATAACTTCTTTTTCTTCGCCGAACGATTGCGCGGAAACGCTCAAAAAACAGCAAAGAATAAAGAAACAGATCTTAAAGTTTTTGGTCGTAAGAAAATTTTTCATGGATCTAAAGGATCAGTTTCCCGTGTGGCAATCGGTGCAATTCATTTCTTTCCAGCTTTCATCTTCATTGAATGGATGGCGAAACGTTAAACCATCCGTGCTTTTTTCTATGGATGAAGCCGTGCCCTGCTCAATGATGGAGTGGCAGCTATTGCAGTTTTTGGTAATTGTTTTACCGCTTGCGGCCGCATGTTGATCGTCGTGACAGCGAAAACATCCCGGAGAAACCAAATGCCCGATATTATCCGGATAAATATCCCATCGTGCTTTTCGTTCCGGAAAAATATTATTTTTAAATAAAATAACGATCTCGTCGGCGGACTTTTTAATATCTTCTTGATGTGATTGATAAAATTCGGGGTGTTTATTTTGATAATATTCCAGAATCGTTTTAGGAATAGCCTGGAGCGCTTCTTGTTCGGTTTTATACGGCTTAGATAGAACTTCCATGGCTTTACTTTTGATCGATGGGATCTGTGGGTTTATTTTGCCGTCATTCATCGCCCGATTGATCAAGTCAAATGGAGGTTCAAAGCGATGCGAGGGGCGATTATGACAATCCATGCAATCCATCTTGCGCACAAGGCTTTGAGGCGGTTCTTTATCTTTATAGGGCGAATCGGGCGTTGTAAAGATCTCTTCTTTGCCGTCTTTGCCAATAGTTTTAACCCAAGAGATCACCTGGCGTTTTTGATCATCGGCCACGTAATAAACATCCTGATCAACATACATATGCGAATGAATGCCGTAATCTTTCTTTTCGTCCCGGCCGACGTGGATCAGCATACGCAAAGACCACGGGTCGGGCTGGTCGGCTTCCGTGGAACGGTATGTCCGGCGCAGTTCCACAGAACTATAGAATTTTCCCGGCCAGTGGCATTGTTCGCATGTTTCTGCCGATGGACGCAAGTTTTGGACCGGCGTGGGAATAGGTTTGGCATAATCATTTTTTATGGTGTGATAAACTTGGCGCAAGCCGGAAAGTTTTGATTTTACGTACCAGTTGGCGCCAGGCCCGATGTGGCATTCCACGCATTTAACGCGAGCATGCGGCGAATTAAGATAGGTAGCATATTCGGGTTTCATCACATCGTGACAGGTCACTCCGCAAAAATGGACCGATTCGGTATAGTGAAACGCCTTATAAGAACCGATAATGGTCATCACCATTAAAATGGATGTTCCGATCAGAAAAACAAAAATAGCATTGCGGTGAGTGGGAATAGCGGGATCAATGAAAAGCGTTTTGGGCGCGGATTCTGAAATTCCTTTTAAAATTCGCTTGTGTTTCCAGGCTGCCCCCAAAGGAATTAAGATAAGCCCTAAAATAAGAAAGGGCGGGAGAAAAACATAGGTGAGAATGCCTAAATAAAAATTAGCGCCGTTGGTAAAGAAATCAATGCCGAACAGAAGGCATTCGATAATAAATACCAGAAGCGCTAAGGCAACACCGCCGTAAGTTATGCGGTTATAAAAATAATCGGAAAATTTATGTTTCTTTTCTGTGGGCATATTTTATTACGTAGAAATTCTTTAAAAGGTGCTTTGGCGCGGCCTTATAAAGCCGCGCCAAAGCACCTTCTTTTTCTATTTTTATTCTAACAACGTTTTTTTATTTTACCACGTAAACTTTGTATCCAACCAAACAACATGGGCGCTGTAGTTTCCGTAGCCGTCCGTTGCAAAAAGATCACCCGGATTTGCCTTATAGGAATAGTATCCGTAATGAGGTTCCAGCGTAAGATCTTTTTTAGGAGACCACCTTGCTCCTAACGTAATATCGTACGCTTCGCTATTGACCCCATACGGCATACCAACCCACCCATGAGAATCGAAATCGTTAGTTGTCGAATATTGAGCGCTGCTATAAAAACTCAAATTTTCTTTAGGCGCGTAACTGGTTGATAAAAGCAACGTATAGACATCGGCAACATAAACAGGAACTCCTCCGCCGCTTACGGCCGTTTGCGATGCCGGCGTTGAGACTTTGAACTGATTTAACGACGCCCCAACATTAAACATCCACTCATCCAAAGGCTGCACAGAAATATCGTAAGTATACACCCTTGAATTGGCATTGCTTTTGATCCAATCTCTTTGCGGCGTTACAACAGGAGTCGATTGAACTTGGTAAACCGTATCAGCTAACTGCACGCGGAAAGAATTCTGAAACCATTTGGTCGGCTTCCAAACAAGCCGATTGTTCCACTCATCTGATTTGGTCCGAATCCTTGAAATACTCACCGCATTGTCATTATTTTGATATATGTCGTAGGTGTTGCGGTCCGACTTGAGTCTAACATTCGAAGTCATATTGACCTTATTATTAAAAACATAACGAATGCCCATGACCCCTGTCGATTCAGGATTAGTATCTAAATACTCCGTATAGCTCGTTCCCAGAGCAGCTTTTGAATTCCAGCTTCGCGTCTGTTGAAAATCCCAATCCGTATAAAGACTGGTTTTAGACCAACCAGTATAATTCAAAGAGAGTGATTCGCCGGTGCGGGTTATCTGATTTTCGGTAACATCCGCCTTATTGGAACCACTTAAAAACCCTTGCCTAAAACCAAAACCGGTTGAAGCAATAATTTCTTGTTTCAATTTTGTACTGAAGTTTAGATCCGGTGTCAAATTCGTGGCAAAATGCTCAACCCAAGAATGTGAATCGCGGCTAGCCCATCCATCCACAACACCATTATGACTGCTTCCCGTAGGAAGGCCTGTTGTTGAATCAAAGGCTAAGATCGTTTCCAGCATGTCGCTCTTTGAATTCTGGAATTGATAGCCAAAAGAAACATATGTTTTGTCATTCATCATCCAGCGATCTGCCCTCAGCGATGAAACTAATTGCTTGGATCTGGGTTCTTGTGTGGTGCGAACATATTCCGTGCTGTCATTATCTTCCCTCATCG comes from the Candidatus Omnitrophota bacterium genome and includes:
- a CDS encoding cytochrome b/b6 domain-containing protein, which produces MKNFLTTKNFKICFFILCCFLSVSAQSFGEEKEVIDNETCFTCHSDPEATPFVDPEKFKSSIHGGNLCISCHSDIVEVPHEEKLKPVSCGSCHRIETELYLNSDHGKALGHGVTEAATCQSCHGNPHELLNSRNLVSPVYRENIPKTCAHCHEKTEEMKKFNLNIAEPVSSYEHSVHGMAVEGSHLIQAAVCTDCHGSHALSKATNEDSKLFWKNIPTTCGKCHENVQMTYMRSIHGQAVREGKREAPVCTDCHGEHSIEEVKKITSKVAPAHITETCGQCHAVERITTKYSLPNNVVDTFMQSYHGLAIKLGSVITANCASCHGFHDILPVSDSNSSVNPKNLEQTCGKCHAGVSEQVAKGKIHTSRKSGLENKAGFFVSRFYIILIIAVIGFLFLHNCLDFIKKLRAHYQRMSSLGKPKRMSTNERIQHLILLTAFIALAYTGFALKYPQAWWASPFVGRVDWRSLGHRAAALIFCVLSLYHVVYVLFTQKGRHHLNALILRKKDFIQCGQMFAYYFGWRKERPIFGFYGYVEKFEYWALVWGSMIMVLTGGLMLWENWFLHYFPKWLYDVIAAIHYYEAVLACLAILIWHGYFVMFDPDVYPMKWTWVTGDGSKEDEHRTKEH
- a CDS encoding NapC/NirT family cytochrome c, whose translation is MPTEKKHKFSDYFYNRITYGGVALALLVFIIECLLFGIDFFTNGANFYLGILTYVFLPPFLILGLILIPLGAAWKHKRILKGISESAPKTLFIDPAIPTHRNAIFVFLIGTSILMVMTIIGSYKAFHYTESVHFCGVTCHDVMKPEYATYLNSPHARVKCVECHIGPGANWYVKSKLSGLRQVYHTIKNDYAKPIPTPVQNLRPSAETCEQCHWPGKFYSSVELRRTYRSTEADQPDPWSLRMLIHVGRDEKKDYGIHSHMYVDQDVYYVADDQKRQVISWVKTIGKDGKEEIFTTPDSPYKDKEPPQSLVRKMDCMDCHNRPSHRFEPPFDLINRAMNDGKINPQIPSIKSKAMEVLSKPYKTEQEALQAIPKTILEYYQNKHPEFYQSHQEDIKKSADEIVILFKNNIFPERKARWDIYPDNIGHLVSPGCFRCHDDQHAAASGKTITKNCNSCHSIIEQGTASSIEKSTDGLTFRHPFNEDESWKEMNCTDCHTGN